A genomic segment from Candidatus Zixiibacteriota bacterium encodes:
- a CDS encoding biotin/lipoyl-containing protein has translation MIFTSTPKEIRVMFTPFRDGLQSSFGGKVRLNDILPVMQASAEMGIKHFEFGGGARYQAPYFYLGEDPFDDMKKMREAVGPKVDLQILTRSVSGVTLTTQSLEGLTLQAKLMKEYGTTWDRNFDYMNDVDNLIKTGKPIIDAGMHHQVCIALMGLPFESDKVHTPEFYINIGKRLLDSGMKIDSICLKDASGTTDPKTIYETAKGLKKLMPPEMILWLHTHDTASTAVACYMAGIAAGVDGVDLSLRPMASGTVQPDVRSLAHGLKGTGYSLDIDVSKMNELEKMLDEALKEYDFNPATTTADARVLGFPMPGGAIGPNVHMMVKAGILDKYSDVLAEFPVVVEAGGAWTSVTPGSQQYWLQAFNNVLYGRWKKIDAGYGKAVLGYFGKTPLPPDPQVVKAASEQRELPVFDGDPLEAAPKNIEPARKALEERGLPVNDHNIFLVLAAMVPGKKMELNEGIRLLTGNGKIDLPLKKKAEAAPAAAPSAVPSSAPAGITGPVTTRCTVEEDGVRRSFMITVEPASGAATAAVAPAPAAAPAPAASGGIKVYSTFAGFVEVVDILVKEGESVVKGHVIAAVEAMKAKHEIKAPCDGRISAIYVRIGDEIDASKPIMTIS, from the coding sequence ATGATTTTCACCAGTACACCTAAGGAAATCAGGGTGATGTTCACCCCGTTCCGCGACGGTCTTCAAAGCTCCTTCGGCGGCAAGGTCCGTCTCAATGATATTCTACCCGTGATGCAGGCCAGCGCCGAAATGGGAATAAAACATTTCGAATTCGGAGGCGGCGCTCGTTACCAGGCTCCATATTTCTATCTCGGTGAGGATCCTTTCGACGATATGAAAAAGATGCGCGAGGCTGTGGGTCCAAAGGTCGACTTGCAGATTCTCACCCGCTCTGTCTCAGGTGTGACGCTCACCACCCAGTCGCTTGAAGGCCTCACGCTTCAGGCCAAACTGATGAAAGAATACGGCACCACCTGGGACCGCAATTTCGACTACATGAACGATGTCGACAATCTGATAAAAACCGGCAAGCCCATTATCGACGCGGGCATGCACCACCAGGTCTGTATCGCTCTCATGGGGCTCCCATTTGAGTCCGACAAAGTCCACACTCCGGAATTTTATATAAATATCGGCAAACGCCTTCTCGACAGCGGTATGAAGATCGACTCGATCTGTCTCAAAGACGCCAGCGGCACCACCGATCCCAAGACGATCTACGAAACCGCCAAAGGTCTCAAAAAACTCATGCCGCCGGAAATGATTCTCTGGCTTCATACTCACGATACCGCCAGCACGGCTGTCGCTTGTTATATGGCCGGTATCGCCGCGGGTGTCGATGGTGTTGACCTGTCTTTGCGGCCGATGGCCTCGGGGACGGTGCAGCCCGATGTTCGCTCGCTCGCGCACGGCCTCAAGGGAACCGGATATTCGCTGGATATCGATGTTTCCAAAATGAACGAGCTCGAAAAGATGCTCGATGAAGCTCTGAAAGAATACGACTTCAATCCTGCCACCACCACCGCCGACGCTCGCGTCCTGGGCTTCCCGATGCCCGGTGGAGCTATCGGCCCGAACGTCCACATGATGGTTAAGGCAGGCATTCTCGACAAGTACAGCGATGTGCTGGCCGAGTTCCCGGTGGTGGTCGAAGCCGGTGGCGCGTGGACAAGCGTTACCCCCGGAAGCCAGCAGTACTGGCTGCAGGCGTTTAACAACGTTCTCTACGGCCGCTGGAAAAAAATCGATGCCGGATACGGAAAAGCCGTTCTCGGCTACTTCGGAAAAACTCCTCTTCCGCCCGATCCTCAGGTTGTCAAGGCTGCGTCCGAGCAACGTGAACTCCCGGTGTTTGACGGCGACCCGCTGGAAGCCGCGCCGAAAAACATCGAGCCGGCTCGCAAAGCTCTCGAAGAGCGCGGTCTGCCGGTCAACGACCACAATATTTTCCTGGTCCTGGCGGCTATGGTTCCGGGCAAGAAGATGGAGCTTAACGAGGGTATCCGTCTGCTTACCGGCAACGGCAAGATTGATCTCCCGCTGAAAAAGAAAGCTGAAGCGGCTCCTGCTGCTGCCCCATCCGCCGTGCCGTCGTCCGCACCTGCCGGCATTACCGGCCCGGTCACCACGCGGTGCACGGTGGAAGAAGATGGCGTCCGGCGCAGTTTTATGATAACGGTCGAGCCCGCCAGCGGCGCTGCCACTGCCGCTGTCGCTCCGGCTCCGGCGGCAGCCCCGGCGCCGGCAGCCTCGGGCGGTATTAAGGTGTACTCCACCTTTGCCGGATTTGTCGAGGTCGTCGACATTCTCGTGAAGGAAGGTGAATCGGTAGTAAAAGGACATGTGATCGCCGCTGTCGAGGCGATGAAAGCCAAGCACGAAATCAAAGCCCCGTGCGATGGAAGAATCTCCGCCATATACGTTAGAATTGGCGATGAA